A region from the Desulfovibrio sp. genome encodes:
- a CDS encoding N-acetyltransferase, translating into MENSLVVRKAHMDDVKSMHGLLLQCAQKGLLLPRALIHLYGHVRNFMVAENTAGEIVGCCALAPVWEDLAEICSLVVREDVRRLGTGRELVNACLSECRDLHIQKVFALTYQEAFFARLGFRVVDKDVLPQKIWADCVHCAKYPNCDETAVYFELDSAAKDVGEVHVQG; encoded by the coding sequence ATGGAAAATTCCCTTGTGGTGCGCAAAGCCCACATGGACGATGTAAAGTCCATGCATGGGCTTTTGCTGCAATGCGCCCAGAAAGGGCTTTTGCTGCCCCGCGCGCTGATCCATCTTTATGGGCATGTGCGCAACTTCATGGTTGCGGAGAATACAGCTGGCGAGATAGTGGGCTGCTGCGCCCTTGCCCCGGTGTGGGAAGATCTGGCCGAAATATGCTCGCTTGTGGTGCGTGAAGACGTTCGCCGCCTGGGAACAGGCAGGGAGCTTGTCAACGCCTGCCTCAGTGAATGCCGCGACTTGCATATTCAGAAAGTGTTTGCGCTTACATACCAGGAGGCGTTTTTCGCCCGCCTGGGTTTCAGGGTTGTGGACAAGGATGTTTTGCCGCAAAAAATCTGGGCCGACTGCGTGCACTGTGCCAAGTACCCTAACTGCGATGAAACAGCCGTCTATTTTGAACTGGATTCCGCTGCAAAGGACGTAGGAGAGGTGCATGTCCAAGGCTAA
- a CDS encoding chemotaxis protein CheW encodes MDLSQKKQEDELLQLVTFSIGEEEFGVNILKVQEIIRTMEITKVPRAPEFVEGVINLRGKVIPIIDLRRRFGLAPKGHDKNTRIIVIEINNIIVGFVVDAVSEVLRIPASTVEPPPPVVAGVDSDYISGVGKLQDRLLIMLDLDKLLSSDDLEMLTSV; translated from the coding sequence ATGGATCTGAGTCAAAAAAAACAGGAAGACGAACTTCTGCAACTGGTGACGTTCAGCATCGGTGAAGAAGAGTTCGGGGTGAACATCCTGAAAGTTCAGGAGATCATCCGCACCATGGAAATCACCAAGGTGCCCCGTGCTCCGGAATTTGTGGAAGGCGTCATCAATCTGCGCGGCAAGGTGATCCCCATCATTGACCTGCGTCGGCGTTTTGGTCTTGCACCCAAGGGGCATGACAAAAACACGCGGATTATCGTCATTGAAATCAACAACATCATCGTGGGCTTTGTTGTCGATGCCGTCTCCGAGGTATTGCGCATACCCGCAAGCACGGTGGAACCGCCGCCGCCTGTTGTCGCCGGGGTGGACTCGGACTACATCAGCGGCGTGGGCAAGTTGCAGGATCGCCTGCTTATCATGCTTGACCTTGATAAGCTGCTTTCTAGCGACGATCTGGAGATGTTGACGTCCGTCTAG
- the hpt gene encoding hypoxanthine phosphoribosyltransferase produces the protein MSKANDIKVKELKPVFTPEQIAARIQELAAEINAEYGDEPMVAVCVLKGGFMFFSDLVRFLHNKNLELDFVRLSSYGKGSSSSKHVIFSKDVEIDICGKHVLIVEDIVDSGHSMRFLLGQFAARKARSLRLAALVDKDERREVDVKVDFAGFKLNQGFIVGYGLDYAEHYRMLPGVFEVIPE, from the coding sequence ATGTCCAAGGCTAACGACATCAAGGTAAAAGAACTGAAACCGGTATTCACGCCGGAACAGATTGCAGCCCGGATCCAGGAACTGGCCGCAGAGATCAACGCCGAGTACGGTGATGAGCCTATGGTGGCAGTGTGTGTGCTCAAGGGTGGCTTCATGTTTTTCAGCGATTTGGTTCGCTTTTTGCACAACAAAAATCTGGAACTGGATTTTGTCCGTTTGTCCAGTTATGGCAAAGGGTCTTCCAGCTCCAAACATGTGATCTTCAGCAAGGATGTTGAGATTGACATTTGCGGCAAGCATGTGCTGATTGTTGAAGATATCGTGGACAGCGGGCACAGCATGCGTTTTCTGCTCGGGCAGTTTGCGGCGCGCAAGGCGCGCAGTCTGCGCCTGGCTGCACTGGTGGACAAGGATGAACGCCGGGAAGTTGACGTCAAGGTCGATTTTGCGGGCTTCAAGCTGAACCAGGGGTTCATTGTGGGCTATGGCCTGGATTACGCCGAGCATTACCGTATGTTGCCCGGCGTGTTTGAAGTGATTCCCGAATAG
- a CDS encoding zinc-ribbon and DUF3426 domain-containing protein encodes MEIKCPNCGSRFNLPDQLAKPGVKLRCSVCKTVFTYEPEVPLAEQGPLPEMPIKKKLPLVKLALIFVLVLACAGGGWYYYLLKNAAKQPNEQEIAKQVELLTMRNVRQYYVDNEKVGKVFVIEGRVVNEFPQPKELITIEAAIYDKDKKALAVKKQLGGVQLSLFQLQVLSEKEMESFLNNKVEILTNNTNVPRGGEVPFMVLFYAPPEGVAEFGVRIIDARDVSEQGGSGTGTPAEQPK; translated from the coding sequence ATGGAAATAAAGTGTCCCAATTGCGGTAGCCGCTTCAATTTGCCGGATCAGCTTGCCAAGCCGGGCGTCAAGCTGCGTTGCTCGGTCTGCAAGACGGTTTTCACCTATGAGCCGGAAGTTCCCCTGGCCGAACAGGGGCCGCTGCCGGAAATGCCCATCAAAAAGAAGCTGCCACTGGTCAAACTGGCGCTGATTTTTGTGCTGGTGCTGGCCTGCGCAGGCGGCGGCTGGTATTACTACTTGCTCAAGAACGCTGCCAAGCAGCCCAATGAGCAGGAAATTGCCAAGCAGGTTGAGCTGCTGACCATGCGCAACGTGCGGCAGTATTATGTTGATAATGAAAAGGTGGGCAAAGTTTTTGTGATAGAGGGCAGGGTGGTTAACGAGTTCCCGCAGCCAAAGGAACTCATTACCATTGAAGCCGCCATCTACGACAAGGACAAGAAAGCCCTGGCTGTCAAAAAACAGCTTGGCGGCGTGCAGCTTTCACTTTTTCAGCTCCAGGTGCTGAGCGAGAAGGAAATGGAATCCTTTCTCAACAACAAGGTTGAGATTCTCACCAATAACACCAATGTGCCGCGCGGGGGCGAAGTGCCGTTTATGGTGCTGTTTTACGCGCCGCCCGAAGGTGTGGCAGAGTTTGGCGTGAGGATCATTGACGCCAGGGATGTGTCTGAGCAGGGCGGCTCCGGTACGGGCACCCCCGCAGAGCAACCCAAATAA
- a CDS encoding GDSL-type esterase/lipase family protein, producing the protein MPHTTPAWFFFGDSLTQGVNDCLMPGGWVSRLAVLAHKTGLCPIPRASFYNLGARRHGTADIAARWRQELENRRIPGMKPHLVFCVGVVDMAAPGGGQPANPAETAARLQPVLEEAAATAPTLVISPPPVAAADANARIAQLCKLQQMLCDQRGIPFAQVHELLITNSVYMDDLSDGLHPGSQGCAQMAQTLLAQQCVSEFMRAAQ; encoded by the coding sequence ATGCCGCATACGACACCTGCCTGGTTCTTTTTTGGCGATTCGCTGACGCAAGGCGTTAACGATTGTCTCATGCCGGGCGGGTGGGTAAGCAGGCTGGCAGTACTTGCGCACAAAACAGGCCTTTGCCCCATACCACGCGCCAGCTTTTACAATCTGGGCGCGCGGCGGCACGGCACGGCCGACATTGCCGCCCGCTGGCGGCAGGAGCTGGAAAACAGGCGTATACCCGGCATGAAGCCGCACCTTGTTTTTTGCGTGGGCGTGGTGGATATGGCTGCCCCAGGCGGCGGCCAGCCCGCAAACCCGGCAGAGACGGCAGCGCGGCTGCAGCCCGTGCTGGAAGAAGCGGCAGCAACTGCCCCCACGCTGGTGATCAGCCCGCCGCCCGTTGCGGCAGCAGATGCGAACGCCCGTATCGCGCAACTGTGCAAGCTGCAACAAATGCTCTGCGACCAGCGTGGCATTCCTTTTGCGCAGGTGCATGAGCTTTTGATAACCAATTCCGTCTATATGGACGATCTGAGCGATGGGCTGCACCCAGGATCACAGGGTTGCGCCCAGATGGCGCAAACGCTGCTGGCGCAGCAATGCGTAAGTGAATTCATGCGCGCCGCGCAGTAG
- a CDS encoding TlpA disulfide reductase family protein: MKKLILALLLCLALPCSALAASSSVPTLNLAGLTDMLAKNKGKVIMLNFFATWCPPCRVEIPELVNVRKKYAEKDVLIVSISLDEDSKVVPPFVEKMKMTYPVFVADREVARAFKISQIPHNAFYSKDGQLILSEPGMADAEMVEMVFKKLLEQK; this comes from the coding sequence ATGAAGAAACTCATCCTGGCCTTATTGCTGTGTCTGGCTTTGCCGTGCTCGGCGCTGGCGGCCTCGTCATCGGTTCCTACCCTGAATTTGGCCGGGCTGACGGATATGCTTGCCAAAAACAAGGGCAAGGTCATCATGCTCAATTTCTTCGCCACATGGTGCCCTCCGTGCCGCGTTGAAATCCCCGAGCTTGTGAACGTTCGCAAAAAGTACGCGGAAAAAGACGTGCTTATCGTGAGCATCTCCCTTGATGAAGACTCCAAGGTTGTGCCCCCCTTTGTGGAAAAGATGAAGATGACATACCCCGTCTTTGTCGCCGACCGCGAAGTGGCGCGGGCATTCAAGATTTCGCAGATTCCTCACAATGCCTTCTACAGCAAGGATGGCCAGCTCATTCTGTCTGAACCCGGCATGGCGGACGCCGAAATGGTAGAGATGGTCTTTAAAAAGTTGCTGGAACAGAAATAA
- a CDS encoding homocysteine S-methyltransferase family protein, with translation MTFRQALGLGRPLLLDGAMGTMLQASGMPAGATPEEFCMANSDTLRGIHKAYLDAGVDLLTSCTFGGNIYKLPKSLDVFSFNRRMVEIAKEAAAQAGRPVFVAGNVGPTGHFAKPLGPVEPRDLIAAFANQIRGLVEGGADLIFIETQFDLAEARAAVAAARQECDLPVMVSMTFEQGVSLTGSTPAIFAETMQNMGVDVVGTNCSLGPDQMLPVVQELLGVCECPVMAEPNAGLPELRGNETVFPLGPEDFAQKTAPFAHLGARILGGCCGTTPAHLAALAQALRGMDSVTPPPVSRKGICLTNRSQMVRIAVGQPLTIIGERINPTGKKALTQELQAGAFDVAMQLADAQIDAGATVLDVNVGAPLVDETQLLPELVQRLVGRLPLPLSIDSSNADAIANALPYCPGSFLVNSISGEAGRMEALGPLCRDFGAPFILLPLQGAHLPEKAAERISTVENLIERAEGMGISRRLMMVDILALAVSSSADSALQCLEMTRWCAANGLPTTLGLSNLSFGLPARELLNSTFLSLAAGAGLTSCIANPSAQRLREAADALKVLCNHDAHASSFIASYSGWKPGEGTIQVRQGGGAAAKTLAEAVLNGDKENVLTLLTAELDAGADPFTLVQETLIPAITEVGARYERREYFLPQLIRAAETMQTAFAHLKPLLEAGRGPETRPVVVMATVEGDIHDIGKNIVSLLLGNHGFDVVDAGKDVPAEAIVACALKHNARIIGLSALMTTTMVRMEDTIKIVRERALPIKVLVGGAAVTQAFADAIGADAYCADAVGAVKAAKQFV, from the coding sequence ATGACATTTCGACAAGCCCTCGGCCTTGGCAGGCCTCTTTTGCTCGACGGTGCCATGGGTACCATGCTTCAGGCCTCGGGCATGCCCGCTGGCGCGACTCCCGAAGAATTTTGCATGGCAAACTCCGACACCCTGCGCGGCATTCACAAGGCCTATCTGGACGCGGGCGTTGATCTGCTGACGTCGTGCACCTTTGGCGGCAATATTTACAAGCTGCCAAAAAGTCTGGATGTTTTTTCGTTCAACCGGCGTATGGTCGAAATAGCCAAAGAAGCCGCCGCACAGGCTGGCCGCCCTGTCTTTGTGGCGGGCAATGTGGGCCCTACGGGGCATTTTGCCAAGCCCCTCGGCCCGGTTGAACCGCGTGACCTTATCGCGGCCTTTGCCAATCAGATTCGCGGGCTTGTGGAGGGCGGGGCCGACCTCATATTTATTGAAACGCAGTTCGACCTTGCCGAAGCCAGAGCCGCCGTGGCGGCTGCCCGGCAGGAATGCGACCTGCCAGTCATGGTTTCCATGACTTTTGAACAGGGTGTGAGCCTTACCGGATCCACCCCCGCGATTTTTGCCGAAACCATGCAGAATATGGGCGTGGATGTGGTCGGCACCAACTGTAGCCTCGGGCCGGACCAGATGCTGCCAGTGGTGCAGGAACTGCTTGGCGTATGCGAATGCCCGGTCATGGCCGAACCCAATGCCGGTTTGCCCGAACTGCGCGGCAATGAAACCGTGTTCCCTCTGGGGCCGGAAGATTTTGCGCAGAAAACCGCCCCCTTCGCCCACCTTGGCGCGCGTATACTTGGCGGCTGCTGCGGCACCACGCCCGCGCATCTGGCGGCGCTTGCGCAGGCCTTGCGCGGTATGGACAGCGTCACGCCGCCCCCCGTATCACGCAAAGGCATCTGCCTGACCAACCGCTCCCAGATGGTGCGCATCGCTGTGGGCCAGCCCTTGACCATCATTGGCGAACGCATCAACCCCACGGGCAAAAAGGCTCTTACGCAGGAGCTTCAGGCCGGAGCCTTTGACGTCGCCATGCAACTGGCCGACGCTCAGATAGATGCCGGAGCCACCGTACTTGATGTGAACGTGGGCGCGCCCCTGGTGGACGAAACCCAGCTTTTGCCCGAACTGGTGCAGCGCCTTGTGGGACGGCTACCCCTGCCGCTCTCCATAGATTCTTCCAATGCGGATGCCATTGCCAACGCCTTGCCATACTGCCCCGGTTCGTTTCTGGTGAATTCCATCAGCGGCGAGGCTGGGCGCATGGAAGCGCTCGGCCCCTTGTGCCGCGACTTTGGCGCGCCCTTTATTCTGCTGCCCTTACAGGGGGCGCATCTGCCGGAAAAAGCCGCAGAGCGCATCAGCACGGTGGAGAACCTGATTGAAAGGGCCGAGGGCATGGGTATTTCGCGGCGGCTGATGATGGTGGACATCCTGGCGCTGGCTGTATCCTCCAGCGCGGACAGCGCCCTCCAGTGCCTGGAAATGACGCGCTGGTGCGCTGCCAACGGCCTGCCCACAACGCTTGGCCTTTCAAATCTTTCTTTTGGTCTGCCAGCGCGCGAACTGCTCAATTCCACTTTTCTCTCCTTGGCGGCGGGCGCGGGGCTTACCTCGTGCATCGCCAACCCCTCTGCCCAGCGCCTGCGCGAGGCGGCAGACGCGCTCAAGGTGCTGTGCAACCACGATGCCCACGCATCCTCGTTTATAGCCTCCTATTCCGGCTGGAAGCCCGGCGAAGGCACCATACAGGTGCGTCAGGGCGGCGGGGCTGCGGCCAAAACCCTTGCCGAAGCCGTGCTCAACGGCGACAAGGAAAATGTGCTGACTCTGCTTACGGCAGAGCTTGACGCGGGGGCGGATCCCTTTACCCTTGTGCAGGAAACGCTCATTCCGGCTATTACGGAAGTGGGCGCGCGCTATGAACGGCGGGAATACTTTTTGCCCCAGCTCATCCGCGCGGCAGAAACCATGCAGACCGCCTTTGCGCATCTCAAGCCTTTGCTGGAGGCCGGGCGAGGCCCGGAAACGCGCCCAGTTGTGGTGATGGCCACGGTAGAAGGCGATATTCACGATATTGGCAAAAACATTGTTTCGCTGCTGCTCGGCAACCACGGTTTTGACGTGGTGGACGCGGGCAAGGACGTTCCGGCAGAGGCCATTGTTGCTTGCGCACTCAAGCACAACGCGCGTATCATCGGCTTGTCGGCATTGATGACCACCACCATGGTTCGCATGGAAGACACCATCAAAATCGTCAGGGAGCGCGCTTTGCCCATCAAGGTTCTGGTGGGCGGGGCTGCCGTTACGCAGGCTTTTGCCGATGCCATCGGGGCAGATGCGTATTGCGCTGACGCCGTAGGTGCGGTAAAGGCCGCCAAGCAGTTTGTTTAG
- a CDS encoding amino acid permease: MKNRHVQLIAMGGAIGTGLFLGSAGTIQMAGPAVLISYSLGGFIAFMIMRQLGEMMAQEPVAGSFSNLAHKYWGDFPGLLSGWNYWILYVLVGMSELSAVAVYVQYWFPNIQPWQTTAFFFLLITGVNLCHVSLFGEMEFWFASIKIVAIVSMILLGSFLLFSGHAGPDAAVSNLWMHGGFLPHGWEGVFTALAVVAFSFGGLELVGIAAAETDNPRVTIPKAVNQIIYRILIFYIGALLVLLTLHPWSQLGAPVDKSHWAQAMVASPFVQIFDLIGIPFAAHVLNFVVLTAALSVYNGCVYCNSRMLFGLALQGNAPKAFGTVSARGVPVYALLISSLATLICVIINYAMPGKALGLLMSLVVAALVINWAMISLTHLKFRAAMVRAGEVIHFKSLWHPFTNYLCLLVMAMVLVVLVIIGESLAVMLAPVWIAFVWLGYKLKKQSKHLPPSMSK, from the coding sequence TTGAAAAACAGGCATGTACAGCTCATTGCCATGGGCGGAGCCATTGGCACCGGCTTGTTCCTTGGTTCGGCCGGCACCATCCAGATGGCTGGCCCCGCTGTTCTGATCAGCTACTCGCTTGGCGGCTTCATTGCATTTATGATCATGCGCCAGCTTGGCGAAATGATGGCGCAAGAACCCGTTGCCGGATCTTTCAGCAACCTTGCCCACAAGTACTGGGGTGATTTTCCCGGTTTGCTCTCTGGCTGGAACTACTGGATTCTGTACGTTCTTGTGGGCATGTCCGAGCTGTCGGCTGTTGCCGTATACGTGCAATACTGGTTTCCCAACATCCAGCCCTGGCAGACCACGGCCTTTTTCTTCCTGCTGATCACTGGCGTAAACCTTTGCCATGTGAGCCTTTTTGGCGAAATGGAATTCTGGTTTGCCTCCATTAAGATTGTGGCTATCGTGTCCATGATTCTGCTGGGGTCTTTTTTGTTGTTCAGCGGCCACGCTGGCCCTGACGCGGCGGTGAGCAACCTGTGGATGCACGGCGGTTTTTTGCCGCATGGCTGGGAAGGCGTGTTTACCGCACTGGCGGTTGTGGCCTTTTCCTTCGGTGGGCTTGAGCTCGTGGGCATTGCCGCTGCGGAAACCGACAATCCGCGCGTGACCATCCCCAAGGCTGTGAACCAGATCATCTACCGCATTCTTATTTTTTACATCGGCGCGCTGCTTGTGCTGCTGACCCTGCACCCCTGGAGTCAGCTTGGCGCACCCGTGGACAAGAGCCATTGGGCCCAGGCCATGGTGGCCAGCCCCTTTGTGCAGATTTTTGACCTCATCGGTATTCCTTTTGCCGCGCATGTGCTGAACTTTGTGGTACTCACAGCGGCCCTTTCCGTCTACAATGGCTGCGTTTACTGCAATAGCCGCATGCTGTTTGGTCTGGCCCTACAGGGCAACGCCCCCAAGGCCTTCGGTACTGTCAGCGCTCGCGGTGTGCCCGTGTACGCCCTGCTGATTTCGTCCCTTGCCACGCTGATCTGCGTAATCATCAACTACGCCATGCCTGGCAAGGCCCTTGGTCTGCTCATGTCGCTTGTTGTGGCCGCTCTGGTCATCAACTGGGCCATGATCAGCCTGACGCACCTCAAGTTCCGTGCTGCCATGGTCCGGGCTGGCGAAGTCATTCATTTCAAGTCCCTTTGGCATCCTTTCACCAACTACCTGTGCCTGCTGGTCATGGCCATGGTTCTCGTCGTGCTGGTGATCATTGGCGAAAGCCTTGCGGTAATGCTTGCCCCCGTATGGATTGCCTTTGTGTGGCTGGGCTACAAGCTCAAAAAGCAGAGCAAGCATCTGCCTCCCAGCATGAGCAAATAA
- a CDS encoding cytochrome c biogenesis protein CcdA, whose protein sequence is MKYDKLAVASAMPLASVWRALCAGLVVLCAAVFMSFGARAEDLQPRLETARDGQNLIAALHIVIPAEFHAYGHEPGEAGRPTTVAFSVAGGRALPVYYPDGAVQRDYYDPAATVNVYEGNVTFYIPLPSDAAGKPFVADLSMLLCSSRKCMPVNEQVTGMVARESAPLSGMPWRMQWQELQRRAPSAPPSTQAEEDGNDDAAGDAWARESAQAATGGWAEEGMEKLPPPDGFDVRLSPRFLDDSMEISGLGKALLFGILAGLLLNAMPCVLPVLTFKVSGLLMVGGRDAAGLKRFRQHNLCFAAGVMTLFSALALVLGLADLMWGQLYQNQAVLMVMLLVVFLMGLSTLGVFSLPVIDLKTGANSKNPCLQAYFTGLVSTFLATPCSGPLLGGVLGWAFTQPLIIVVVVFWAVGLGMALPYILFCIWPDLARILPKPGAWMHVFERIVGFMLMGTALYLLSVLPVERHMQVLTVLLVLSLCAWLWGQYCGITAPPLRRKIMGVLGVGLLVASVFWVLRPVAPLPQWRQFTPEAFEANLGKKPMLLEFTANWCPNCKFMEATVLTDERMRKLQARYGMELVRVDLTNANAYAVRLLEALGSKSIPLTAIFPAGDEAGQPLVLRDVYSARTLEQALNETYEK, encoded by the coding sequence TTGAAATATGACAAACTGGCCGTAGCTTCCGCCATGCCGCTTGCCTCGGTCTGGCGAGCGCTGTGCGCAGGCCTCGTAGTGCTGTGCGCCGCTGTTTTCATGAGTTTTGGGGCGCGGGCCGAGGATCTGCAACCAAGGCTTGAAACTGCCCGCGACGGGCAAAACCTGATTGCTGCGCTGCATATTGTTATCCCTGCGGAATTTCACGCCTATGGGCACGAACCGGGCGAGGCGGGCAGACCCACCACTGTGGCTTTTTCTGTAGCAGGAGGCCGGGCCTTGCCCGTGTATTACCCCGATGGAGCAGTGCAACGCGATTATTACGATCCAGCGGCCACTGTGAACGTGTACGAAGGCAACGTGACCTTTTACATCCCCTTGCCGTCCGATGCCGCAGGAAAGCCCTTTGTGGCTGATTTAAGCATGCTTTTGTGCTCCAGCCGTAAGTGCATGCCCGTCAATGAACAAGTGACGGGCATGGTCGCGCGTGAATCAGCGCCCCTCAGCGGCATGCCCTGGCGCATGCAGTGGCAGGAATTGCAGCGTCGCGCGCCTTCGGCGCCGCCGTCAACCCAGGCGGAGGAGGACGGCAACGATGATGCAGCGGGCGATGCGTGGGCCAGGGAGTCCGCACAGGCCGCCACCGGTGGATGGGCAGAGGAAGGTATGGAAAAGCTGCCGCCGCCGGATGGTTTTGACGTGCGCCTTTCGCCGCGCTTTCTTGATGATTCCATGGAAATTTCCGGCCTGGGCAAGGCTCTGTTGTTTGGCATACTCGCGGGCCTGCTGCTCAACGCCATGCCCTGCGTGCTGCCAGTGCTCACCTTCAAGGTGAGCGGGCTCCTCATGGTTGGTGGGCGTGATGCCGCAGGGCTCAAGCGTTTTCGTCAGCACAACCTCTGCTTTGCTGCAGGGGTCATGACGCTGTTCAGCGCGCTGGCCCTTGTGCTGGGGCTTGCAGACCTCATGTGGGGCCAGCTTTACCAAAATCAGGCTGTGCTCATGGTCATGCTGCTGGTGGTCTTTTTGATGGGGCTGTCCACCCTCGGCGTGTTCAGCCTGCCGGTTATTGATCTCAAGACCGGGGCCAACAGCAAAAATCCCTGCTTGCAGGCATATTTTACGGGTCTTGTTTCGACCTTTCTGGCAACGCCGTGCAGCGGCCCGCTGCTGGGCGGTGTGCTGGGCTGGGCTTTTACCCAGCCGCTCATCATAGTTGTTGTGGTCTTTTGGGCTGTGGGTCTGGGCATGGCCCTGCCGTATATCCTGTTTTGCATCTGGCCCGATCTCGCGCGTATTTTGCCAAAACCCGGCGCATGGATGCACGTATTTGAGCGCATAGTGGGCTTTATGCTCATGGGCACGGCGCTTTACCTGCTTTCTGTGCTGCCTGTTGAGCGGCACATGCAGGTGCTCACCGTGTTGCTGGTACTTTCGCTCTGCGCCTGGCTGTGGGGGCAGTATTGCGGCATAACAGCGCCGCCCCTGAGGCGCAAGATCATGGGCGTGCTTGGCGTGGGCCTGCTGGTGGCGTCCGTTTTCTGGGTGTTGCGCCCTGTTGCGCCCCTGCCCCAGTGGCGACAATTCACGCCGGAGGCTTTTGAGGCCAATCTTGGCAAAAAGCCCATGCTGCTCGAATTTACCGCCAACTGGTGCCCCAACTGCAAATTTATGGAAGCCACAGTGCTGACGGACGAGCGCATGCGCAAGCTTCAGGCCCGCTACGGCATGGAACTCGTGCGCGTGGATTTGACCAACGCCAATGCCTATGCGGTGCGCCTGCTTGAGGCCCTGGGCAGCAAAAGTATTCCGCTTACAGCTATTTTCCCTGCAGGGGATGAAGCCGGGCAGCCGCTTGTGCTGCGCGATGTGTACAGCGCCCGGACACTTGAGCAGGCCCTGAACGAAACTTATGAAAAATAA